A genomic stretch from Anaerococcus mediterraneensis includes:
- a CDS encoding metal ABC transporter permease translates to MLEFAFMRKALLSGFLLSIMIPIIGIVMVNRKTSMIGDALSHTALAGVGMGLILGFDPLLGSAIVCVVAAFLIEFIRKKFPQYGDMATAVIMSTGLGIAAILSDFAPGGNSFDSYLFGSISSITTADLINTSIVFVLVLILSISRYAALLAIAIDPNTARLSGVRVRAMDAVFTLLSAITIALSVKIIGALMVTSLIVLPVATSLIVAKSYKQTFFITICLGIIYMMVGIISSYTFDIKPGGAIVINAIIGMALFGIYKKFIRK, encoded by the coding sequence ATGTTAGAATTTGCTTTTATGAGAAAAGCCCTCCTATCAGGCTTTTTGCTATCGATCATGATCCCTATTATAGGTATAGTTATGGTCAACAGAAAAACATCTATGATAGGAGATGCCCTATCCCACACAGCCCTAGCTGGTGTTGGTATGGGACTGATCTTGGGTTTTGACCCACTTTTAGGTTCTGCCATTGTTTGTGTGGTGGCAGCCTTCCTTATAGAATTTATTAGAAAAAAATTCCCTCAATATGGGGATATGGCAACAGCTGTCATAATGAGTACAGGTCTAGGTATAGCTGCTATACTTTCAGATTTTGCCCCTGGTGGCAACTCCTTTGACTCCTATCTTTTTGGTTCGATTTCATCAATCACCACAGCCGACCTTATAAATACATCCATAGTATTTGTATTGGTCCTAATTTTGTCAATTAGCAGATATGCAGCCCTCCTAGCCATAGCCATTGACCCAAATACAGCTAGACTTTCTGGCGTGAGGGTTAGGGCGATGGATGCTGTTTTTACCCTCCTATCGGCAATAACAATCGCACTATCTGTCAAAATTATAGGGGCCCTCATGGTTACAAGCCTTATAGTTTTGCCAGTAGCTACTTCCCTCATAGTAGCAAAATCCTACAAGCAGACATTTTTCATAACTATATGTCTTGGTATCATCTATATGATGGTAGGGATCATAAGCTCCTACACCTTTGATATAAAGCCAGGTGGAGCTATAGTTATAAATGCCATAATAGGTATGGCCTTATTTGGTATATATAAAAAGTTTATAAGAAAATAG
- the guaB gene encoding IMP dehydrogenase: MQIIGEGLTFDDLLLVPGKSEVLPNKVDVQTNLTKKIKLNIPFLSASMDTVTESKMAIAMARQGGIGIIHKNMSIEEQAQQVDRVKRSEHGVITDPFFLHPYNTLADALEIMANYRISGVPIVDDNMYLKGILTNRDVRFQEDPSVIIDDIMTKENLIVGHVGISMEDAVKKMESGKVEKLPIVDDDYKLKGLITIKDIQKAKEYPNSARDSQDRLLVGAGVGITSDMMERVDALVEAKVDVIALDTAHGHSKGVLEAVKLIKEKYPDLQLIAGNVATGEATRDLIEAGADCVKVGIGPGSICTTRVVTGVGVPQISAIIDCVKAASEYGIPIIADGGIKYSGDVTKALACGASVVMAGSLFAGTEESPGETIMFEGKQFKEYRGMGSLAAMKSGSSDRYFQNDTKKYVPEGVEGRVAYKGPVGDVIYQLLGGLRSGMGYVGAKDLKELYEKSRFVKISPASLVENHPHDIQITRESPNYTKK; encoded by the coding sequence ATGCAGATAATAGGCGAAGGCTTAACTTTCGATGATTTGTTGCTTGTTCCAGGCAAATCAGAGGTTTTGCCAAACAAAGTTGACGTACAAACAAATCTAACAAAAAAAATCAAACTTAACATTCCATTTCTATCAGCATCAATGGATACAGTTACAGAATCAAAAATGGCTATAGCCATGGCCAGACAAGGTGGCATAGGCATAATACATAAAAATATGTCTATAGAAGAACAAGCCCAACAAGTTGATAGGGTCAAAAGAAGCGAACATGGGGTTATCACAGATCCATTTTTCCTACACCCATACAATACTTTGGCAGACGCATTGGAAATAATGGCAAATTACAGAATATCTGGCGTTCCAATTGTAGATGATAATATGTACCTAAAAGGAATACTCACAAACAGAGACGTCAGATTCCAAGAAGATCCTAGTGTCATCATAGATGATATAATGACCAAAGAAAATCTAATAGTAGGCCATGTCGGTATCTCAATGGAAGATGCAGTAAAAAAAATGGAATCAGGCAAGGTAGAAAAACTTCCTATAGTAGATGATGACTACAAACTAAAAGGCCTAATCACCATAAAAGATATACAAAAAGCAAAAGAATATCCAAACTCAGCTAGGGATAGCCAAGATAGACTCCTAGTAGGGGCTGGTGTTGGCATAACAAGTGATATGATGGAAAGAGTTGACGCCCTAGTAGAGGCCAAAGTCGATGTCATAGCTTTAGATACAGCTCATGGCCACTCAAAAGGCGTTTTGGAAGCTGTAAAACTTATCAAAGAGAAATACCCAGACCTCCAGCTTATAGCAGGCAATGTAGCGACAGGAGAAGCTACAAGAGACCTAATAGAAGCAGGCGCAGACTGCGTCAAAGTCGGTATAGGTCCTGGATCAATCTGTACAACCAGGGTTGTAACTGGTGTTGGCGTGCCACAAATATCAGCTATCATCGACTGCGTAAAGGCAGCCTCAGAATACGGCATACCAATAATTGCTGACGGTGGTATAAAATATTCTGGAGATGTAACCAAGGCCCTAGCCTGTGGAGCAAGCGTCGTAATGGCTGGTTCCCTCTTTGCAGGTACAGAAGAGTCTCCAGGAGAGACAATCATGTTTGAGGGCAAGCAATTTAAGGAGTACCGTGGCATGGGATCCCTAGCAGCTATGAAATCAGGATCTAGCGATAGGTATTTCCAAAATGATACCAAAAAATATGTACCAGAAGGAGTCGAAGGTAGGGTTGCCTACAAAGGCCCAGTTGGAGATGTAATCTACCAACTCCTAGGAGGACTTAGGTCTGGTATGGGCTATGTGGGAGCTAAAGATCTCAAAGAGCTTTACGAAAAATCAAGATTTGTAAAGATCTCCCCAGCATCTCTTGTAGAAAACCACCCACACGATATCCAAATCACAAGAGAATCTCCAAACTATACAAAAAAATAG
- a CDS encoding alpha/beta hydrolase produces the protein MTDFIKSFDGTSLFFNKEEIEGARAAIVIVHGLAEHQGRYDYVAEKLHEEKISTYRFDHRGHGKSEGERGFYKDYNDMLEDVNIIVDKAIEENPDIPVFLLGHSMGGFAVSLYGAKYKDKKLAGIITSGGLTHDNNKLADAVEAGLDPHIEVPNELGDGVCSVKEVVEDYVKDPLNLKKYQIGLLYALKEGLIWFKENEKDFAYPVYILHGRDDALVNFKDSLDFFENNSSKDCQIKIYKGLYHEILNEYIKDEVIGDIITWINNRI, from the coding sequence ATGACAGATTTTATAAAATCATTTGACGGCACATCTTTATTTTTCAATAAGGAAGAAATTGAGGGGGCAAGGGCTGCTATTGTCATTGTCCACGGTCTTGCAGAACACCAGGGTAGGTATGATTATGTGGCAGAAAAACTTCACGAAGAAAAAATATCAACCTACAGGTTTGACCATAGAGGCCATGGCAAATCAGAAGGCGAAAGAGGATTTTATAAAGATTACAATGATATGTTAGAAGATGTAAATATCATTGTAGATAAGGCTATAGAAGAAAATCCTGACATACCAGTATTTTTGCTAGGTCATTCTATGGGTGGTTTTGCAGTTTCCCTTTATGGGGCCAAATACAAGGATAAAAAACTTGCCGGTATCATAACTTCTGGTGGTCTAACCCATGATAATAATAAGCTTGCAGATGCGGTAGAAGCAGGACTGGATCCTCATATAGAAGTGCCAAATGAGCTTGGCGATGGGGTATGTTCTGTAAAAGAGGTCGTGGAAGATTATGTAAAAGATCCACTCAACCTAAAAAAATACCAAATCGGTCTTTTATATGCACTAAAAGAGGGATTAATTTGGTTTAAGGAAAATGAAAAAGACTTTGCCTACCCAGTTTATATCCTCCATGGCAGGGATGATGCCTTGGTCAATTTCAAGGATAGCTTGGACTTTTTTGAAAACAACTCTTCTAAGGATTGCCAGATAAAAATTTATAAGGGCCTCTATCATGAGATTTTAAATGAATATATCAAAGATGAGGTCATAGGAGATATTATTACTTGGATCAATAACAGGATATAA
- a CDS encoding class II aldolase/adducin family protein translates to MKFEKQRQDLVDFGKKMSREGLSPGTSGNLSIYIREENTVLISPSGIDYELTRPEDIVAIDLDGNILEGDKKPSSEWHLHTLFYKNKDHINAIVHTHSVYATCLSVLREALEPIHYVIADANTSRVPCADYARFGTEKLAQNALEAAGKSDAVLLANHGMLACGKDLKSAFSLAKNIEYLSHLQILSKSCGSPVLLSEDQIGEVLEAFKTYGQDKK, encoded by the coding sequence ATGAAATTTGAAAAACAAAGACAGGACCTGGTTGATTTTGGCAAAAAAATGTCTAGAGAGGGCCTATCACCAGGCACATCTGGCAACCTATCAATCTATATCAGAGAAGAAAACACAGTCCTAATCTCCCCATCAGGTATTGACTACGAGCTGACAAGGCCAGAGGATATAGTGGCTATAGACCTCGATGGCAACATACTAGAGGGAGATAAAAAACCATCATCCGAATGGCATCTCCACACACTTTTTTACAAAAATAAGGACCATATAAATGCCATAGTCCATACCCACTCAGTCTATGCTACTTGCTTATCAGTCCTAAGAGAGGCCCTTGAACCTATCCACTATGTCATAGCAGATGCCAATACAAGTAGGGTCCCTTGTGCTGACTATGCGAGGTTTGGGACAGAAAAGCTTGCCCAAAATGCCCTAGAAGCTGCTGGAAAATCTGATGCAGTTTTGCTAGCCAACCACGGTATGCTAGCTTGTGGGAAAGACCTAAAGAGTGCTTTTTCTCTGGCCAAAAATATTGAATACCTATCTCACTTGCAAATCTTAAGCAAGTCATGCGGCTCTCCCGTACTTTTAAGTGAGGATCAAATAGGAGAAGTCCTAGAGGCTTTTAAGACCTATGGTCAGGATAAAAAATAA
- a CDS encoding metal ABC transporter ATP-binding protein, whose protein sequence is MKAIEIKDLTFAYNKIPVINSCDFDLEMGDLALILGGNGSGKSTLIKLMMGELKKDSGSIKLLGKNIENYKSFKEIGYVPQINIVNKISFPITCLELVSLNLYEDFGPIKIPRKSHYDKAREILIKMGMEAYINTPVNELSGGLAQRAMIAKAMINNPQILILDEPTAGVDKDSKKNFFETVDILSEKFNISIVMVTHELKEMESLDLDMKKYQMIEGRLVKC, encoded by the coding sequence ATGAAAGCAATAGAAATAAAAGATTTGACCTTTGCCTACAATAAAATCCCTGTCATAAATTCTTGTGATTTTGACCTAGAGATGGGAGATTTGGCCCTTATTTTGGGCGGCAATGGTAGCGGCAAATCCACCCTCATAAAACTTATGATGGGCGAGCTAAAAAAAGATTCTGGGTCTATAAAACTTTTAGGGAAAAATATAGAAAATTACAAGTCATTCAAAGAAATTGGCTATGTCCCTCAGATAAATATAGTCAATAAAATCTCCTTTCCAATAACTTGTTTGGAGCTTGTATCCCTAAATCTCTACGAAGACTTTGGCCCTATAAAAATCCCAAGGAAATCTCACTACGACAAGGCTAGAGAAATCCTTATAAAAATGGGCATGGAAGCCTATATAAATACCCCCGTCAATGAACTATCAGGTGGTCTTGCCCAAAGGGCAATGATTGCCAAGGCTATGATAAACAATCCACAAATACTCATCCTTGATGAGCCAACAGCTGGAGTTGACAAGGATAGCAAGAAAAATTTCTTTGAAACTGTAGATATACTTTCAGAAAAATTTAATATTTCAATAGTAATGGTAACTCACGAGCTAAAAGAAATGGAAAGTCTAGATTTAGATATGAAAAAATATCAGATGATAGAAGGGAGGCTTGTAAAATGTTAG
- the panB gene encoding 3-methyl-2-oxobutanoate hydroxymethyltransferase, translated as MKKKMSVLDFKKYKEEKRKFAYVTAYDYTMASIVDESDVEVILVGDSLGMTMLGYDSTVPVTVEDMIHHGSAVVRGAKNTFIAVDMPFGSYEVSKEKAVENAVRIFKETGCDCVKLEGGLEYVDTIKAIINAGVPVMGHIGLTPQSSTMLGGFKVQGTTPESAKKLIEDAKSLEDAGCFSIVLECVPSVVGKNISESVSVPILGIGAGKDVDCQVIVLQDMLGMYPNFKPKFVKIFANVREEMLKGLNTYHEESVNGTFPSEEYSFNKKVDLSGL; from the coding sequence ATGAAAAAGAAAATGTCTGTACTTGATTTCAAAAAGTACAAAGAGGAAAAAAGAAAATTCGCCTATGTAACAGCCTATGACTACACAATGGCATCTATAGTCGACGAAAGTGATGTAGAGGTAATCCTAGTAGGGGATTCTCTAGGTATGACCATGTTAGGCTATGATTCCACAGTACCAGTGACTGTTGAGGATATGATCCACCACGGATCTGCAGTTGTTAGGGGAGCAAAAAACACCTTTATAGCTGTAGATATGCCTTTTGGATCCTATGAAGTATCCAAAGAAAAAGCAGTAGAAAACGCTGTTAGGATTTTCAAAGAAACTGGGTGTGACTGTGTAAAATTAGAAGGTGGCCTAGAATATGTTGATACAATAAAGGCTATAATAAATGCAGGTGTCCCAGTTATGGGCCACATAGGACTAACTCCTCAATCATCAACCATGCTTGGTGGTTTTAAAGTCCAGGGTACAACACCAGAATCAGCCAAAAAGCTAATAGAAGATGCAAAATCCCTAGAAGATGCCGGATGTTTTTCTATAGTTTTAGAGTGTGTACCAAGCGTAGTTGGTAAAAATATATCAGAGAGTGTTTCTGTTCCAATACTAGGTATAGGTGCGGGCAAGGATGTAGATTGCCAGGTTATAGTTTTACAAGATATGCTAGGTATGTATCCAAACTTCAAACCTAAATTTGTAAAAATATTTGCCAATGTCAGAGAAGAAATGCTAAAGGGACTAAACACCTACCACGAAGAAAGTGTAAATGGGACATTCCCAAGTGAAGAATATTCCTTTAATAAAAAAGTAGACCTATCCGGCCTATAA
- a CDS encoding ZinT/AdcA family metal-binding protein, with protein sequence MKTNKKFGLVALLSLGLIMAACQNDSAKVETKEETKVEEPAKAEESKEKEETKEETKVEESQDQVSMADWEGQWNDMGGYLEKAEIQEAFKTLAEKENTDEASAKEAYLKKRKCDFGGLEIAGDHVKFLKEFPDAKGEVIGEADYTFKEKIEVEHGGHKLEWDVFEANSEDAPYKVLLMMPIHGEESLTHFHMRYGDDKDSLLKEEGWYPTFVKPSSTDAQIIDEITE encoded by the coding sequence ATGAAAACTAATAAAAAATTCGGTCTAGTAGCCCTATTATCACTTGGACTAATTATGGCTGCTTGCCAAAATGACTCTGCAAAAGTAGAGACAAAAGAAGAAACAAAGGTAGAAGAACCAGCTAAAGCTGAGGAATCTAAAGAAAAAGAAGAAACAAAAGAAGAAACAAAAGTAGAAGAAAGCCAAGATCAAGTAAGTATGGCTGATTGGGAAGGCCAATGGAATGATATGGGTGGCTACCTAGAAAAGGCTGAAATCCAAGAAGCATTCAAAACCCTAGCTGAAAAAGAAAACACAGATGAAGCTTCTGCCAAAGAAGCTTATCTCAAAAAGAGAAAATGTGACTTCGGCGGTCTAGAAATCGCTGGTGACCATGTTAAATTCTTAAAAGAATTCCCAGATGCTAAGGGCGAAGTAATCGGCGAAGCTGACTATACATTCAAAGAAAAAATCGAAGTTGAACACGGTGGCCACAAACTTGAGTGGGACGTATTTGAAGCAAACAGCGAAGATGCTCCTTACAAAGTTCTCCTAATGATGCCTATCCACGGAGAGGAAAGCCTAACCCACTTCCACATGAGATATGGCGATGACAAAGATAGCCTACTTAAAGAAGAAGGCTGGTACCCAACCTTTGTAAAACCATCTTCTACTGACGCACAAATAATAGATGAAATTACTGAATAA
- a CDS encoding heavy metal translocating P-type ATPase: protein MRASIAHRLDQRARFVYEENLPNEMANNLKYLIEKIDGVRMCKVNTLASSFTVYFDQGSMARIARNILDLDIKEVKDLVIEDPDFYPQPEEDIFHIVRDALYRRMFFKYMIPPFLGPYFIVARAYPFVKAGIKAIKNRKINVELLDATAISVSLLTGEFGDAANIMFLLDLGEKLEDYTLKRSKEDLAHSLALNIDKVFVMENGEKILKSLKDVEVGELVVVEMGSSIPVDGKVVDGLAVVNESSFTGESEPVKKVKGSVVFAGTVLEEGSLLIETSKKYDDSRLSHIINLLGQNEKNKSLAQKNAENMADSLVKYSFMGAGLTYLLTRNFIKAKSFLMVDFSCALKLTIPIAIMKAISQASEMDVIVKGGKFLENLAKADTIVFDKTGTLTKSEPDLAKVISFTDISEDECLRIAACLEEHFPHSIARAVVKKARDKKLNHEEMHSKPEYIVAHGIKSTIAGSTALIGSEHFVLEDEGIEISQEVRDKIDSLKENYSLLYLALSGRLIAALCIEDPIREEAANIISELRKLGINDIAMLTGDAENAARSVAETLGIDYYKSQVLPEDKENFIKEKKAAGKTVIMVGDGINDSVALSRSDVGISMHQGADIAKEIADITIGTDSLDGLVDLIKLSKALDRRLSDAYKKIVSINSTLIILGVLGRISNTNSSLIHNLSTLMIAANNMNNYKI, encoded by the coding sequence ATGAGAGCAAGCATAGCTCACAGGCTTGACCAGAGGGCCAGATTTGTCTATGAGGAGAATTTGCCAAATGAAATGGCTAACAATTTAAAATATCTCATAGAAAAAATTGATGGGGTAAGGATGTGCAAAGTCAATACCCTTGCCTCATCCTTTACTGTATATTTTGACCAGGGCTCTATGGCAAGGATTGCTAGAAACATTTTAGACCTTGATATCAAAGAGGTTAAAGACCTAGTTATAGAGGATCCGGACTTTTATCCTCAGCCAGAAGAAGATATTTTCCATATAGTCAGGGATGCCTTATATAGGAGAATGTTTTTTAAGTATATGATTCCACCATTCTTGGGACCATATTTTATTGTAGCTAGGGCCTATCCTTTTGTAAAGGCAGGTATCAAGGCTATAAAAAATAGAAAGATCAATGTAGAGCTTTTGGATGCCACAGCTATTTCTGTTTCTCTTTTGACAGGAGAGTTTGGGGATGCAGCTAATATAATGTTCTTGCTTGATCTTGGTGAGAAGCTTGAAGATTATACACTAAAAAGATCAAAAGAAGACCTAGCACACAGTTTGGCCCTAAACATAGACAAGGTTTTTGTTATGGAAAATGGGGAAAAGATCCTAAAATCTCTCAAAGACGTAGAAGTTGGAGAGCTTGTAGTAGTGGAGATGGGATCATCAATACCTGTGGATGGCAAGGTAGTAGACGGCCTTGCTGTTGTAAATGAGTCTTCATTTACAGGGGAGAGCGAGCCTGTCAAAAAGGTCAAGGGATCTGTAGTTTTTGCAGGTACTGTCCTAGAAGAAGGGTCTTTGCTTATAGAAACTAGCAAAAAATATGATGACTCTAGACTTAGCCATATAATAAATCTTTTGGGTCAAAATGAGAAAAATAAATCATTGGCTCAGAAAAATGCAGAAAATATGGCTGATTCTCTTGTCAAATACTCCTTTATGGGGGCAGGCCTTACCTATCTTTTGACAAGGAATTTTATAAAGGCTAAATCATTTTTGATGGTAGACTTTTCTTGTGCCCTAAAACTAACCATACCTATAGCTATAATGAAGGCTATAAGCCAGGCTTCAGAGATGGATGTAATAGTAAAGGGTGGCAAATTTTTAGAAAATTTGGCCAAGGCTGATACAATTGTCTTTGATAAGACAGGGACCCTAACAAAGTCTGAGCCAGACCTAGCAAAAGTCATTTCTTTTACGGATATAAGTGAGGATGAGTGTTTGAGGATAGCAGCATGTCTTGAGGAGCACTTCCCACACTCCATAGCCCGTGCGGTTGTAAAAAAAGCTCGTGATAAAAAGCTAAACCATGAAGAAATGCACTCAAAACCAGAATACATTGTAGCTCATGGTATAAAGTCGACTATAGCTGGATCTACAGCCCTAATCGGATCAGAGCATTTCGTTTTAGAAGACGAGGGTATAGAGATAAGTCAAGAAGTCAGAGATAAGATCGATTCTCTAAAAGAAAATTATTCACTTTTATACTTGGCCCTAAGCGGTAGGCTCATAGCTGCACTTTGTATAGAAGATCCTATTAGAGAAGAAGCGGCAAATATAATCTCTGAACTTAGAAAGCTTGGTATCAATGATATAGCAATGCTAACTGGAGATGCAGAAAATGCTGCCAGGTCAGTAGCAGAGACTCTGGGTATAGATTATTATAAATCTCAAGTCTTGCCAGAGGATAAGGAAAACTTTATAAAAGAGAAAAAAGCAGCTGGCAAAACAGTTATCATGGTAGGTGACGGTATAAATGATTCTGTAGCCCTATCTAGGTCTGACGTTGGTATATCTATGCACCAGGGAGCAGATATAGCCAAGGAGATAGCAGACATAACCATAGGTACAGATAGCCTAGATGGACTAGTAGACCTTATAAAACTATCAAAGGCTTTGGATAGGAGACTATCTGATGCTTACAAAAAAATCGTAAGTATAAATTCGACCCTAATTATCCTAGGGGTCCTAGGACGAATTTCAAATACAAATTCATCCTTGATTCACAACCTATCAACACTTATGATTGCAGCTAACAATATGAATAATTACAAAATTTAA
- a CDS encoding metal ABC transporter solute-binding protein, Zn/Mn family, protein MASACSKNDKNSAGKPLIYTSFYPVHDLCQMIGADTVDVESFMPLDKDPHIWEPSPKDMKRLASCDLLVVNGANMEPWLDTVRENLPDLDILKLSDSVDLITYKGAAAIGDFQYLARLDLEKGKSKIDFGHTHEDMMRVAFIKDEGLEGKDLVKKCKDIMSQKGELIHQNSTTKIEEGKVYGIEMGHESGQVFFDFPESGKWIFIADRISEDLLPYNIADKDGNFLKDDGKEVSLMEGSSSGFDKITYDPHSWLSIVNAKKYLNAIQEKLIEKYPKNERIYKKNKLKYVDQLTDIDAEYKEKFSKLAKERKNFLTLHYAYAYLARDFDLTQYPLQGLTSLESPSLKTIKKAVDFSNYNHISTVFYEYGQNPKQAASLAEEIGGETSPLASMEYVSKEQKDKNQNYIDLMRMNLENLYKSMTKEER, encoded by the coding sequence ATGGCAAGTGCCTGCTCCAAAAATGACAAAAACTCGGCTGGTAAACCCCTAATATATACTTCATTCTATCCAGTCCATGACCTTTGTCAGATGATAGGAGCAGATACAGTTGATGTAGAAAGTTTTATGCCCCTTGACAAAGACCCCCACATTTGGGAGCCTAGCCCTAAGGATATGAAAAGACTTGCTTCTTGTGATCTTTTGGTGGTAAATGGAGCAAATATGGAGCCTTGGCTAGATACAGTCAGGGAAAATCTCCCAGATTTGGATATCCTAAAACTATCTGACTCTGTTGATCTTATAACCTACAAGGGAGCAGCTGCTATCGGTGATTTTCAATACCTAGCTAGGCTTGACTTAGAAAAAGGCAAATCCAAAATAGATTTTGGCCATACCCACGAAGACATGATGAGGGTAGCCTTTATAAAAGATGAGGGCCTAGAGGGCAAGGATTTGGTAAAAAAATGCAAGGATATTATGAGCCAAAAAGGCGAGCTTATCCACCAAAACTCCACTACAAAAATAGAAGAAGGCAAGGTTTATGGTATAGAAATGGGCCATGAATCTGGCCAAGTATTTTTTGATTTTCCAGAATCTGGCAAGTGGATTTTTATAGCAGATAGGATCAGCGAAGACCTACTTCCTTATAATATTGCTGATAAAGATGGTAATTTCCTAAAGGATGATGGCAAAGAAGTATCTCTAATGGAGGGCTCATCCTCAGGTTTTGATAAAATAACCTACGACCCTCATTCTTGGCTATCAATAGTCAATGCAAAAAAATACCTAAATGCTATCCAGGAAAAGCTGATAGAAAAATATCCAAAAAATGAAAGAATATATAAAAAAAATAAACTAAAATATGTAGACCAATTGACAGATATAGACGCAGAGTATAAGGAAAAATTCTCCAAACTAGCAAAGGAGAGAAAAAATTTCCTAACCCTCCATTATGCCTACGCTTATCTAGCTAGAGATTTTGACCTAACCCAGTACCCTCTCCAGGGTCTTACAAGCCTTGAAAGTCCTAGTCTAAAGACAATCAAAAAGGCCGTTGATTTTTCTAATTACAACCATATATCAACAGTTTTTTATGAGTATGGACAAAATCCAAAACAGGCTGCCTCCCTTGCAGAGGAGATAGGTGGAGAAACCTCTCCACTAGCTTCTATGGAGTATGTCTCAAAAGAGCAAAAGGATAAAAATCAAAATTATATAGATCTGATGAGAATGAACCTAGAAAATCTCTACAAGTCTATGACCAAGGAGGAAAGATGA
- a CDS encoding DUF6110 family protein, whose protein sequence is MINRRVITAGAGLLAGVLGGKILSSKLAKNAAVSTVAGGIRVKESLDKTIEKVRLSADDIVAEAREKKEKEDLEAAKKAAEKDINQVAKEDLIADLKAEIKEEILRDMKAEEEENK, encoded by the coding sequence ATGATAAATAGAAGAGTTATAACAGCAGGCGCAGGATTGCTTGCAGGAGTTCTTGGTGGAAAAATATTAAGCTCAAAGCTTGCTAAGAACGCAGCAGTATCAACAGTAGCAGGTGGCATTAGAGTTAAAGAATCTTTGGACAAAACAATAGAGAAAGTTAGACTTTCTGCAGATGATATAGTAGCTGAAGCTAGGGAGAAAAAAGAAAAAGAAGACCTAGAAGCAGCAAAAAAAGCAGCTGAGAAGGATATAAATCAAGTTGCAAAAGAAGATCTAATAGCAGACCTTAAAGCTGAGATCAAAGAAGAGATCCTAAGGGATATGAAAGCAGAGGAAGAAGAGAATAAATGA
- a CDS encoding ketopantoate reductase family protein, which yields MKIAIVGAGAMGSLFASYLSKNNEVFLIDHKKEKVEKINREGIKVTESDGSTSQYKVDAFMYDDKLSSPDILFNFVKTFKNRQALENISSIIGEDTILVSLQNGYGNDKDLEKFQDKSHIVIGSTTHGSTLLSDGEIFHAGSGMTYLGENSSNKKSLEIVEKILKKAGFEIKISQDIDKLVIEKLFINIGINAITALADKENSCIYKNKYARDMSKLLVYEACQIFNLYGYNFDKDEIFAKVLATAEKTGKNTSSMRADLLKGNKSEIDKINQIIVEKARGKNQKSPYNEAISLLIKAKEGEK from the coding sequence TTGAAAATTGCTATAGTTGGCGCAGGGGCGATGGGCTCTTTGTTTGCTTCTTATTTATCAAAAAATAATGAAGTTTTTCTCATAGACCATAAAAAAGAAAAGGTCGAAAAAATCAACAGAGAAGGGATCAAAGTTACAGAAAGCGACGGATCTACTAGTCAATACAAGGTAGACGCCTTTATGTATGATGACAAGCTATCAAGTCCTGATATATTATTTAACTTTGTCAAAACTTTCAAAAACCGACAGGCCCTAGAAAATATTTCTTCTATAATTGGGGAGGATACAATCCTGGTGAGCCTACAAAATGGTTATGGCAATGACAAAGACCTGGAGAAATTTCAGGATAAAAGTCATATTGTAATAGGATCTACCACCCACGGATCAACCCTTTTATCTGATGGGGAAATTTTCCATGCTGGCAGCGGCATGACATACTTAGGGGAGAACTCCTCCAATAAAAAAAGCCTAGAAATAGTAGAAAAGATCCTAAAAAAAGCAGGTTTTGAAATAAAAATCAGCCAAGATATAGATAAACTTGTCATAGAAAAACTTTTTATAAATATAGGTATAAACGCTATCACAGCCTTGGCTGATAAGGAAAACTCCTGTATTTATAAAAATAAATACGCTAGGGATATGTCAAAACTTTTAGTCTATGAAGCCTGCCAAATTTTTAATCTCTATGGTTATAATTTTGATAAGGATGAGATTTTTGCCAAAGTCTTGGCCACGGCAGAAAAAACCGGCAAAAATACTTCTTCGATGAGGGCAGACCTTTTAAAGGGCAATAAAAGCGAAATCGATAAGATAAACCAAATCATCGTAGAAAAGGCCAGGGGTAAAAATCAAAAAAGTCCATACAATGAAGCTATAAGTTTGCTTATAAAAGCAAAAGAGGGAGAAAAATGA